In Pseudonocardia sp. C8, one genomic interval encodes:
- a CDS encoding ferrochelatase has protein sequence MEFDAILLLSFGGPEAPGEVRPFLENVTRGRGVPPERLDAVEEHYQHFGGVSPINARNRELVAAIAARTELPVYFGNRNWHPFAEDTVRTMARDGIRSALVFATSAYGGYSACRQYHEDIARARAAVGDGAPELVKLRHFHDHPDFVRANADAIRAAVARLPAEQRDPARLVFTAHSIPTAADAAAGTPADGGHRYSRQVAEAAALVAAELGVDDFDVVWQSRSGPPQVPWLEPDVVDHIDDLAAKGVPAVVVAPVGFVSDHVEVIWDLDNEAAERCAAHGMGFARAATAGPDPRFADMVIELVREHTGGLPARRLGAVPAAGCTRNGAPCAVDCCLPARRPA, from the coding sequence GTGGAGTTCGACGCGATCCTGCTGCTGTCCTTCGGCGGCCCCGAAGCCCCCGGCGAGGTCCGCCCGTTCCTGGAGAACGTGACCCGGGGCCGCGGGGTGCCGCCGGAGCGGCTCGACGCCGTCGAGGAGCACTACCAGCACTTCGGCGGGGTCTCGCCGATCAACGCGCGCAACCGGGAGCTGGTCGCGGCGATCGCCGCCCGCACCGAGCTGCCGGTGTACTTCGGCAACCGCAACTGGCACCCGTTCGCCGAGGACACGGTGCGCACCATGGCGCGGGACGGGATCCGGTCGGCGCTGGTGTTCGCGACCAGCGCCTACGGCGGCTACTCGGCCTGCCGCCAGTACCACGAGGACATCGCCCGGGCCCGGGCCGCCGTCGGCGACGGCGCACCCGAGCTGGTCAAGCTGCGGCACTTCCACGACCACCCGGACTTCGTGCGCGCCAACGCCGACGCGATCCGCGCGGCGGTGGCGCGGCTGCCCGCCGAGCAGCGCGACCCGGCCCGGCTGGTGTTCACCGCACACTCGATCCCGACCGCCGCCGACGCCGCCGCGGGCACGCCCGCCGACGGCGGGCACCGCTACTCCCGGCAGGTGGCGGAGGCGGCGGCCCTGGTGGCCGCCGAGCTGGGCGTGGACGACTTCGACGTCGTCTGGCAGTCCCGGTCGGGCCCGCCGCAGGTGCCGTGGCTGGAACCGGACGTCGTCGACCACATCGACGACCTGGCCGCCAAGGGGGTCCCGGCGGTCGTCGTCGCCCCGGTGGGGTTCGTCTCCGACCACGTCGAGGTCATCTGGGACCTGGACAACGAGGCCGCCGAGCGGTGCGCCGCGCACGGCATGGGCTTCGCCCGGGCGGCCACGGCCGGGCCGGACCCGCGGTTCGCGGACATGGTGATCGAGCTGGTCCGGGAGCACACCGGCGGGTTGCCCGCCCGCAGGCTCGGCGCCGTCCCGGCCGCCGGGTGCACCCGCAACGGCGCCCCGTGCGCGGTCGACTGCTGCCTGCCGGCGCGCCGGCCGGCCTGA
- the fabI gene encoding enoyl-ACP reductase FabI, with translation MGLLDGKRLLITGVITDASLAFHSAKIAQEQGAEVVLTGFGRMRLVERIAQRLPKPAPVVELDVADQEQLDTLAERITPHLGDEPRLDGVLHSIGFAPPGALGEGAFLSAEWADVATTIQVSAYSLKSLAVACKPLLGPGSSIVGMDFDNRQAWPAYDWMGVAKSALESVTRYLARDLGPDGIRVNLVAAGPVKTMAAKSIPGFSAFEDVWDSRAPLGWDMNDPVPVAKTVCAVLSDWMPTTTGSMVMADGGVHAVGV, from the coding sequence ATGGGACTGCTCGACGGCAAGCGGCTGCTGATCACCGGTGTGATCACCGACGCCTCGCTGGCCTTCCACTCCGCCAAGATCGCCCAGGAGCAGGGCGCCGAGGTGGTGCTCACCGGGTTCGGCCGGATGCGCCTCGTCGAGCGGATCGCGCAGCGGCTGCCGAAGCCCGCACCCGTCGTCGAGCTGGACGTGGCCGACCAGGAGCAGCTGGACACCCTCGCCGAGCGCATCACCCCGCACCTCGGGGACGAGCCGCGGCTCGACGGCGTGCTGCACTCGATCGGCTTCGCCCCGCCCGGCGCGCTCGGCGAGGGCGCGTTCCTGTCCGCCGAGTGGGCGGACGTCGCCACCACGATCCAGGTCAGCGCGTACTCGCTGAAGTCGCTGGCGGTGGCGTGCAAGCCGCTGCTCGGGCCGGGCTCGTCGATCGTCGGGATGGACTTCGACAACCGGCAGGCCTGGCCGGCCTACGACTGGATGGGCGTCGCCAAGTCGGCGCTGGAGTCGGTCACCCGCTACCTGGCCCGGGACCTCGGCCCGGACGGCATCCGGGTCAACCTCGTCGCCGCCGGCCCGGTGAAGACGATGGCCGCCAAGTCGATCCCCGGCTTCTCCGCGTTCGAGGACGTGTGGGACTCCCGGGCCCCGCTCGGCTGGGACATGAACGACCCGGTGCCGGTCGCGAAGACCGTCTGCGCGGTCCTCTCGGACTGGATGCCGACCACGACCGGCTCGATGGTGATGGCCGACGGCGGGGTCCACGCGGTCGGTGTCTAA
- the fabG gene encoding 3-oxoacyl-ACP reductase FabG has product MGRSVLVTGGNRGIGLAIARAFAAQGDQVAVTYRSGKDGLPDDLLPVRCDVTDAESVDAAFSEVEAAHGPVEVLVSNAGITDDGLLMRMGEESFTKVVDANLTAAYRVAKRASRGMLKAKAGRMIFVSSVVGLSGSAGQVNYAASKSGLVGLARSVARELGSRGITANVVAPGFVDTDMTRALGEKRRDEILGTIPLARYADPDEVASVVTFLASPGAGYVTGAVVPVDGGLGMGH; this is encoded by the coding sequence GTGGGACGCAGCGTGCTCGTGACCGGAGGCAACCGCGGCATCGGGCTGGCGATCGCGAGAGCGTTCGCTGCCCAGGGGGACCAGGTGGCGGTGACGTACCGGTCCGGGAAGGACGGCCTGCCGGACGACCTGCTGCCGGTGCGCTGCGACGTGACCGACGCCGAGTCGGTGGACGCCGCGTTCTCCGAGGTCGAGGCCGCGCACGGCCCGGTCGAGGTGCTCGTGTCGAACGCCGGGATCACCGACGACGGCCTGCTCATGCGGATGGGCGAGGAGTCGTTCACCAAGGTCGTCGACGCGAACCTGACCGCGGCCTACCGGGTCGCCAAGCGGGCGTCGCGCGGGATGCTGAAGGCCAAGGCCGGCCGGATGATCTTCGTGTCGTCGGTGGTGGGGCTGTCCGGCTCGGCCGGCCAGGTCAACTACGCGGCGTCCAAGTCCGGGCTGGTCGGCCTGGCCCGCTCCGTGGCCCGCGAGCTCGGCAGCCGCGGCATCACCGCGAACGTGGTGGCCCCCGGGTTCGTCGACACCGACATGACCCGCGCGCTCGGCGAGAAGCGCCGCGACGAGATCCTCGGGACGATCCCGCTGGCCCGCTACGCCGACCCCGACGAGGTCGCCTCGGTCGTCACCTTCCTCGCCTCGCCGGGCGCCGGCTACGTCACCGGGGCGGTCGTCCCGGTCGACGGCGGCCTCGGCATGGGCCACTAG
- a CDS encoding VWA domain-containing protein has protein sequence MRFATPWWLLGLLIVAAMAAGYVWLLRRRRRDVVRFTNLELLETVAPKRPGRWRHVPAVALIAALAVLTVALAGPQALAKVPRNRATVVLVIDVSLSMKATDVAPTRLAAAQSAAKQFADQLTPGVNLGLVSFAGTAAVLVSPSTDRNAVKNAVDNLQLAESTATGEAIFTAMQSIDTFSRSLQGGPDQQGVPPPARIVLLSDGTQTVPGPDGENEPRGSFTAASEAQKRGMPVSTISFGTGYGTIELDGGRTPVAVDDAAMERIATLSGGRFFTAATESELRAVYSDLSEELGYEEREVDASRPWMIGGFVLLLGGLGAGVLLGRRLP, from the coding sequence ATCGTCGCCGCGATGGCCGCCGGGTACGTGTGGCTGCTGCGGCGCCGGCGCCGCGACGTCGTCCGGTTCACCAACCTCGAACTGCTGGAGACGGTCGCGCCGAAGCGGCCCGGCCGCTGGCGGCACGTGCCCGCCGTCGCGCTGATCGCCGCGCTCGCCGTGCTCACGGTGGCCCTCGCCGGGCCGCAGGCGCTGGCCAAGGTCCCGCGCAACCGGGCCACGGTGGTCCTGGTGATCGACGTCTCGCTGTCGATGAAGGCCACCGACGTCGCGCCGACCCGGCTGGCCGCCGCGCAGTCCGCGGCGAAGCAGTTCGCCGACCAGCTGACCCCGGGCGTCAACCTGGGCCTGGTCTCGTTCGCCGGGACGGCCGCGGTGCTGGTGTCGCCGAGCACCGACCGCAACGCGGTGAAGAATGCCGTCGACAACCTGCAGCTGGCCGAGTCGACCGCGACCGGCGAGGCGATCTTCACGGCCATGCAGTCGATCGACACGTTCTCCCGCTCGCTGCAGGGCGGCCCGGACCAGCAGGGGGTCCCGCCGCCGGCCCGGATCGTGCTGCTCTCCGACGGCACCCAGACCGTGCCCGGGCCGGACGGCGAGAACGAGCCGCGCGGCTCGTTCACCGCCGCGTCCGAGGCGCAGAAGCGGGGCATGCCGGTGTCGACGATCTCGTTCGGGACCGGCTACGGCACGATCGAGCTCGACGGCGGGCGCACCCCGGTCGCCGTCGACGACGCGGCGATGGAACGCATCGCGACGCTGTCCGGCGGCCGGTTCTTCACCGCCGCCACCGAGTCCGAGCTGCGCGCGGTCTACTCCGACCTGTCCGAGGAGCTCGGCTACGAGGAACGCGAGGTCGACGCGAGCCGGCCCTGGATGATCGGCGGGTTCGTCCTGCTGCTCGGCGGGCTGGGCGCCGGGGTCCTGCTGGGGCGGCGCCTGCCGTGA